The genomic DNA agttttccatgtttcctcagtccatgttaaatgagctttggtccagagaagacggaccacgctgtttctggatcctgttcacatatggcttcttctctccatcatccagctttaactgtcattggtggatggcacggccaactgtgttgacagacgatttctggaatgttcctgagcccatgcagtgatttcactacagaatcatgcctgtttttaatgcagtggcccctgagggcccctgagggccccttcagccttgtcccttgctctcagagatttctccagattctctgaatctgttgatgatattatggactatagatggagggagattcagaGTCTTTGCTATTTacgttgaggaacatttttctgaaattgttccacagttttaagactcagtttttctcagattgttgaacctctgccaatctttacttctgagagactctgcctctctaaaagtctccttttatacccagtcatgttgctgACCCGATGATAGTTAATCTAATCAgctgtaaaatgctcctttttatTAGTACCATTTacttccagccttttgttgcagacacacaaaacatttggagcatcagaaaaggaagaagagccaggactgttgagcagctagaatcctacatcagacaagaatgggaaaacattcctctccatcagctggtctcctcacttccagatgtttacagactgctgttaGAAGAAGAGAGGATACTAtaaacatggtcctgtcccaacttttttgggatgtgttgctgccatcaaattcaaacggagctaatattttccagtttaacatctgatctgttgtttctgttctgctgtgaatcaaatatgagatctgacaatcattgacttctgtttttatttacattttacacagtgacccaacttttttggaattatgtttgtatttttagatATTGGACTCTTGATTTTGTAAGCTTTAATCATCAAGAGTCAAATCCCTGAAAGTGAAAGTAgtttgtgtgtgatggatgtagAATATGTGGAGGTTTAACTGTTAATGATGTCCTAAGTTTTTTGAGCTGTGCCTGTAGGTTTAGTCcagtcaaacatgtttatggcacatttaaaaacagcttatATTGTATTATAATAGACATAATATTATAATACAGACAGGTAGATTCATCACAGAAGAGGAATAAGTCGATTTTAAAGAGACAATAATATTAGCAGAGTAACAGCGAGTCAGGGAACGTTTGATTTAAAGACCttatgagaaaaaagaggaaCTTTGAGCTGTCAGCATCAAACTAGAACATTTAGCAgcataaacataaacatatgTTCATATCATTGTTGGAAAATATTTTCCCTTCCTAGGAAATGTTGAGcatcaaacttttattttctgtattttcctcTGCTCTATAGGGCTGGGAATATTAGCGAGCAGTCATGgctgattttaaccctttattttatgctttataccagtgtttctcaaccctgctcaaccaaagagccaaactgttgaaaaatacctttaagagccacaatctaagaggtaaggtggtaaaaaatggtcaaaaagcaacaaaactggaaaggaaaaagtggaaaaatagtctgggagtagcaaaaatgggtgagaagtgacaaagaaatgagaaaaaaagtgactaaaatgggcaaaaagaagggAACAAGTGATATGTAaatgcaaaaggtagcttaaagggacaaaaagtggcaaaagaggggAACAAAagggaaaaggtggcaaaaagaagaggcaaaatggccaaaacatatgaaaaaaggggcatttaatgtcaaaaggtagcttaaatgggtgaaagtggcaaaaattgtgaatatggcaaaaagtgtttccctttttaagggaaaatatttaaaattaagacataaaagagtcacatctggctccagagccacacgctgagtgTCACTGCTCTATAACCTTAACTGCATCATATGTCATACATGACTTTGTGAAACTTTTCTCCAGTAAACATGATCAATAACTCCCCAAATAATGTTCctatacaatctgataaatttaaaaaaaatccctccagTGGATTTAGAATTGCAAGAAATACATcaaatgtgcacacacacaaaaaaatagtgtttttatttgtttcagttccaaaaaatgaggaaTTTCTGGCTAATATTTGAGATATGAGGCTTTTAGGAGTTTAGCTCTGAAATGAAGGCATATAATTCTTATTGCATGTTTTATTGAAGGCCGGTTTAACATGATCTATGTTTGCATGTTGCTCTGTAAATAAACCTCTCTCCTTGTTTGGTGGCAGCATAAATCACAGATGTTTCACCAAAATCTCCAGAAATATTTAGgcattgtttttacatttgaacTGACTCCTAGCCATCACTCTAGGATTTAAAGAATTGATAGcagcattttaaacaaataGACATTTCTGCTTCAGCTGAAATGTGAGAAAAGACGATTATTCATGAATGATAAGACAGTAAAATGCTCACCTGTTGCTCAGGCATTATACTGCATGCATTAGAGAACACCTAAACCATCCCCAAGCCCGATCCTTTTCATATTCTAAGTCTCAAATCTGATATTTAGTAGTTTTATCACATTAAATCTAACTAGAATGAAGACATCAGTCTTGTTAGAGCTCACACATTTCTCTGTTCAGCATCAGCGTTAACACCAGAGTGAGCTTTACCTCGGCTGATGTGAACGTCCTCCAGACCGGCGAGACTTTATAAAAGCTGACTCAGCAGGCATCAGTGATGACGCTCATGCCTGACTTTACTCATCAGACTTTCCCAGATGGCCCTGTAGCCAGGGAAACCTCAAACCTAAcaataaaaatcattatttcagGGCTACAGCTCTGCTGTGTGGAAGCTGTGTGAGTTTATATCTGATATCAGTGAAGATACACTCAAACAAAGCTGGACTAGTAGTGAACTCTGGCCAACCAGTCCGGGACTAGGCCTCATTATAGAGCAAGGAATACTGGTAGCACTAGCAGGGCCAAACATGGCTGCTACAGGGGTgacaaactcaaggcccgggggccaaatccggcccacaagatgatctgatatttctgttctaactgtcccatcagtctggggtctgcagatttactccagtataaaaatgtgaacttatcctgatggtttaagatttccttgttaagtcacaaaatctgaaaaagtaaggagtaaaaatatttagataagaagtcaggaatgtgggaaaagaaattaatttgtgttttaatttcacatttttaatttagcatctcaaaattaggactcaaacttaggattttgacttttaatttcatactttgagcatctcagctcattattttgacctctaatatcatattttgagcttttaaattcataatttaaaatttgaagtcatgttttgaccttttaaactggttattttgattttatctcatattgtcaactccaaactttgacttcataatcccatagtttgacctttaagactcacaatttaaaatttgaatcatattttgacttttaatttcatgactacaaattttatttcatattctgaccttttaaactcatgattttgacttttttttctagtatatttgcctttaaaaacattatttttcaatttcaatttcatgttttgacctttttaaatgaataaatttacttttctcagattatgaGATTTTAACCTCaaataatttatcatcagtgcaaagttttgttttgttttgttttttgttttttgtttttgtttgtttgtttgttttttcatattttattcctggtgaaatgaggttgatgGTTTCCGGTTataaaggtgaccctgttaggccctcaggttagtcctgaatccagaatccggcccctgctgtgactgagtttgacacccctgatctactAGTACTAATGTAGTTTGTTTACCTTCTACTATCAGGGCTGAACATGTCTACTAACAGTACTAGTGGCATCAGTGGACTACCAGTAGACCTGTTTGGCCTGGTCGTCTACTAGTGAGACAACATTGACAACTAGACCTCAGACAGAGGGCTTCATGACAGGCCTTTATGACCAAAAAatcttctttaatgtcagattgaaaacagatttctacaaagtaatgtcaataaataAAACTCATTAATGTAGAATAagttactgcataaatattcagctaaTCTAAAGTGGCTAAGCTAATCCAACAGAGCtccagacagttggtgctaatagtctcacagttagagaAATGAGGATCAGCtgaggtcagtgaatgtgtctcagtgattgtagtataaagacacctgtggctggaaggtccagtcactggttcatcagtattcatagctaccattacaccatcaagacaaaagaacactcagagaaaaggtcattgaaaagtctgagtcagaggatggagacagaaacatctccaagtctctgaacatcccccagagttcagttaaatccatcatgaagaaatgaaggaatatgtcacatgtgtaaatctgcctagatcagaccgtcctcacacactgagtgggcgtgcaagaaggagactagtgagagaggacaccaagacacctatgactactctgaaggagctccaagcttcagcagctgagatggagagactctgcagacaacaactgttggccgggttcttcaccagtcagagctttatgggagagtggcaaagagaaagacactgttgaagaaaactcagattcaatctggactagagttcaccagaaggactgtgggagactccatggtcaagaggaagaaagttctttggtctgatgagaccagaatggagctttgagaccatcagacaagacgcaaacactgacatcaccacgaacacaccatccccactgtggagcactctggtggcagcatcatgctgtggggatgctcctcagcagcatcatgctgtggggatgcctctcaaCAGCCGGCcctgaaggcttgtaaaggcggAGGATAAAATGGATGCAGAAAAATATAGATAATctgcacagactcagtgctgtgatggtagcaaaaggttaaaaatataaaactagatcaaaattgcaattgtGCGGGGATGCTGAGAgttgaattgtggaagaaccgctgaaaatagccaaaagcacaaaaataacataaaatagcataaaatggcataaaagtagctaaaaatggcattcaatagctcaaaaaggataaaaaatagcAGTAAGTAGtgtaaaaagctaaaaatagccTCACAATGGCggaaaaaagctaaaaatagctgaaagtagccttaaagtagctgaaaatagcatcaAATGGCCTACAAATAGCtaaaagcagcatttaaaaaaaagctgaaaatagcctaaaatagcagaaaattgcattaaaatagctgaaaaatagcttaaagtaacttaaaaagtttaaaatagcCTACAATAGCCGATAATAGcctaaaagtagcagaaaatggctatattttaaaaattataaaagttaaaaatgagaaaagtcatagcagtcgaatgacaaagacagtgaatttttgaaagttttaacaTGTCAATACGACagagtatgaaggaggagatagccgacgcggaagaagaataataaacaaaatggctgacgtgaatatcaatagtgtggttactaagcatccccactaataaaaatgtttcattcagTTTTATCTTCATGTaattgaaatatgaaaatatgaaactgtAATACTGGTGGCATAAAGTGATGCTGTGCAATCAGCTCTCAAACCATTTAAACAGTGTTAAAGGGATAGTTCACTAAATAACAATCAAAAACAttgtcaatcacagagctgtaGCACCCTGTGGTGGCCATCTTTCTTTCTTGTGTCCCGTTATTTCATGTCCTGTGAATGTGACCAGCATCTTTACACCACCAGGATCAAAGcgtgttttaataaaatattttacagaCTTATTCTCTCATTTGAAGCTAAAGTCATCTAAGCAGTAGCATAGTCCTTTGTTTCCGGCCCAGTAGATCAATGATCTTCAGTCTGATCGCTTTGATTTGCAGCCCATAGATGATGGCGTTCATGGAAGGAGGAACCACATGGAACAGGATGGACGCCATCTTCCTCTGGTCTGATAGGTCGGGGTAACGATGGAGGACGGTGATGATTCCCCCTGAGAAGAGCAGCAGGAGGAAGACGGCTAAATGTGACGCACATGTCTGCAGAGCTTTGCTGATCTGAGCCTTGTTCGAACTCCTCAGACACACCATGGCAATCCTCAGGTAGGTGAGCGAGATGCTGCAGAGGGAGGAGCCAAGGATGATGACGGCCGTGCCGAGGCCGTAGACATGGTTGATGAGGAGGTCCTGACAGGAGAGCTTGAAGAGGGAGGGGTTATCACAGAACGGGTTGGAGATGATCCGTCTGCAGCGGGTCAGACGGTAGGTCAGACCCAGGAGGATGGTGACGAAGACGAGGGCCGCCGCCCAGGCCCCCAACGACAGCTTCACCACCATCCTGTTGGTCATGACAGTGGCGTACCGGAGGGGATCGCAGATCGCCACGTAGCGATCGAACGCCATGACCATGAGGACGGAGTAAGAGGCACCAGCGTGGAAATGAGTGCAGAAGGCCTGGATGGCACAGTCGATGTAGTGGATGTAGCGCCGAGACATCGGCGTGAAGACGTCAGAGAGAAGACGAGGAATGATGGACGACGCTCCGAACACGTCGTTAACATTCATGTTACAGAACAGCAGGTACATGGGCTCGTGGAGGCTCGTCTCCATGGCGATCAGGACCACCAGGCCGATGTTGGACACCACGATGAAGACgtagatgaggaggaggaggatgaaggcgGGGATGGAGGACTGTGGGCTGACCTTTAACCCCTCCATCAGTAAAACATCTGAGTTTGAAGACAAGTTGTCCATGATGAAGGCGTCTGGAGAGAACAGAgagatcagccaatcagagcacgGTCAAACACGCCAGTTAATAATCTTCAATGATCAACTCCAGCTGTCAGATTAGAGG from Cheilinus undulatus linkage group 12, ASM1832078v1, whole genome shotgun sequence includes the following:
- the LOC121518335 gene encoding olfactory receptor 5AR1-like — its product is MDNLSSNSDVLLMEGLKVSPQSSIPAFILLLLIYVFIVVSNIGLVVLIAMETSLHEPMYLLFCNMNVNDVFGASSIIPRLLSDVFTPMSRRYIHYIDCAIQAFCTHFHAGASYSVLMVMAFDRYVAICDPLRYATVMTNRMVVKLSLGAWAAALVFVTILLGLTYRLTRCRRIISNPFCDNPSLFKLSCQDLLINHVYGLGTAVIILGSSLCSISLTYLRIAMVCLRSSNKAQISKALQTCASHLAVFLLLLFSGGIITVLHRYPDLSDQRKMASILFHVVPPSMNAIIYGLQIKAIRLKIIDLLGRKQRTMLLLR